A stretch of the Flavobacterium sp. 5 genome encodes the following:
- a CDS encoding 4a-hydroxytetrahydrobiopterin dehydratase, with protein MNTFTEESVSPFLETLNDWHFKENAIVKDFKFKNFTQALGFIVQVGVLAERMNHHPELFNVYNKVNIRLNTHDSGGVTTKDIELAQQIENLL; from the coding sequence ATGAATACATTTACAGAAGAATCAGTAAGTCCTTTTTTGGAGACATTAAATGACTGGCATTTTAAAGAAAATGCAATTGTAAAAGATTTTAAATTTAAAAATTTTACACAGGCACTTGGTTTTATTGTCCAAGTAGGAGTGTTGGCAGAAAGAATGAATCATCATCCAGAACTTTTCAATGTATATAATAAAGTTAATATACGGTTGAATACTCATGATTCTGGTGGGGTCACAACAAAGGATATAGAACTAGCCCAGCAAATTGAAAACTTATTATAA
- a CDS encoding GNAT family N-acetyltransferase yields MKTAISYQIYETNEQLPENWDDLACKNIFLSKEYFKILDKSAPKNMTCHYIGIFKDEKLVGIAISQFLDLNKLESFGDRDRCLKTSARKFILKNFASHVLVIGNNMLTGQNSFVFSDSISKSEGIKTLKKAANDLKLKFKSIGKKIHITTFKDYDEQDIENFITDSDSFKNNYKYCVQPNMIFTIPFEWKSEQDYIDSLIKKYRDQYKRARKKAEGIEKRKLHLEDIIAHEETIYDLYHHVAQNAPFNTFFLTKNHFRIFKDTLKDDFLFYGYFNDGKLIGFNTLIKNGDTIDTYFLGYDESIQREKMLYLNMLYDMIAYSINKGFKEIIFSRTALEIKSSVGAKPLQMFGYMQHSNSQINKQVPKIFPRLEPEIIWQERNPFK; encoded by the coding sequence TTGAAAACTGCTATTTCTTATCAAATTTACGAAACTAATGAACAACTTCCCGAAAACTGGGATGATCTAGCTTGTAAAAATATTTTTTTATCCAAAGAATATTTTAAAATTCTGGACAAATCAGCTCCAAAGAACATGACGTGTCATTATATAGGCATTTTTAAAGACGAAAAACTTGTAGGTATTGCAATATCGCAGTTTTTAGATTTAAACAAATTAGAATCTTTTGGAGATAGAGATCGATGTCTTAAAACCTCTGCCAGAAAATTTATTTTGAAAAATTTTGCTTCTCATGTTTTAGTAATAGGCAATAATATGCTTACAGGTCAAAATTCATTTGTTTTCTCAGATAGTATATCAAAATCTGAAGGCATCAAAACTTTAAAAAAAGCTGCAAATGATTTAAAACTAAAATTCAAATCAATTGGCAAAAAAATACACATAACCACTTTTAAAGATTATGATGAACAGGATATTGAAAATTTTATAACAGATTCAGATTCCTTTAAAAATAATTACAAATATTGTGTTCAACCTAATATGATCTTTACCATTCCATTCGAATGGAAATCTGAACAAGATTATATAGATTCCTTGATCAAAAAGTATCGCGATCAATATAAAAGAGCTAGAAAAAAAGCAGAAGGAATTGAGAAACGAAAGTTACATTTAGAAGATATTATAGCTCATGAAGAAACCATTTATGACTTATATCATCACGTAGCTCAAAATGCACCTTTTAATACTTTTTTTCTAACCAAAAATCATTTTAGAATTTTTAAAGACACTTTAAAAGATGATTTTTTATTCTACGGCTATTTCAACGATGGTAAACTAATTGGCTTTAATACATTAATAAAAAATGGTGATACGATAGATACTTATTTTCTAGGCTATGACGAAAGTATTCAAAGAGAAAAAATGTTGTATCTAAACATGCTCTACGATATGATTGCATATTCTATAAACAAAGGGTTCAAAGAAATTATTTTTTCGAGAACGGCTTTGGAAATTAAAAGTTCGGTTGGAGCAAAGCCACTACAAATGTTTGGCTATATGCAACATAGCAATTCTCAAATAAACAAACAAGTCCCAAAAATTTTTCCAAGATTAGAACCTGAAATTATTTGGCAGGAACGAAACCCTTTTAAATAA
- a CDS encoding diacylglycerol kinase family protein, with product MKKNIIFVVNPISGDIDKSDLLNTVKKFSIINNFDLVVYETVGEKDVSVLQSLYDEYNPERIVVAGGDGTIKMVAEAMEKHDVVIGILPAGSANGLAVDLNLPTTLEENLEVAFLHHYIEMDMICINGIKCIHLSDIGINADLVKNYEESDTRGFWGYAMQAYTTLKDSEEPFLASVTANNETIEHTARMIVIANSQKYGTGVTINPNGSMNDGKFELIILKSLDLVLIGKIITGNMPIDSDDIIIISTEKALVKTDRSVNFQIDGEYCGTQNELEIHILREQMKIAVP from the coding sequence TTGAAAAAGAATATCATTTTCGTTGTAAATCCTATTTCTGGAGATATAGATAAATCAGATTTATTGAATACTGTAAAAAAATTTTCAATTATAAATAATTTTGATTTAGTGGTTTATGAAACTGTTGGAGAAAAAGATGTTTCAGTATTACAATCACTTTATGATGAATATAATCCAGAGCGGATTGTTGTAGCAGGAGGTGACGGAACTATAAAAATGGTAGCAGAAGCCATGGAAAAACACGATGTTGTTATTGGGATTTTGCCAGCGGGTTCTGCTAATGGATTAGCTGTAGATTTGAATTTACCAACAACTCTTGAAGAAAATTTAGAAGTGGCTTTTCTACATCATTACATTGAAATGGATATGATTTGCATCAATGGTATAAAATGTATTCATTTAAGTGATATTGGGATCAATGCTGATTTGGTTAAGAATTATGAAGAAAGTGATACACGTGGCTTTTGGGGTTATGCGATGCAAGCTTATACTACTCTAAAAGATTCAGAAGAACCATTTCTAGCTTCTGTAACTGCTAATAATGAGACCATAGAACATACTGCAAGAATGATTGTAATTGCCAATTCTCAAAAATACGGAACAGGAGTTACCATTAATCCAAATGGAAGTATGAACGATGGTAAATTTGAATTGATTATTTTAAAAAGTCTTGATTTAGTCTTGATTGGAAAAATCATTACTGGTAATATGCCAATCGATTCTGATGATATTATAATAATCTCAACAGAAAAAGCATTGGTAAAAACAGACCGATCAGTTAATTTTCAAATTGATGGAGAATATTGTGGTACTCAAAATGAATTAGAAATTCACATCTTACGGGAACAAATGAAAATTGCAGTTCCTTAG
- a CDS encoding App1 family protein, with the protein MKPILQLYRGYANEQELIVMGHVFKTGYEYDFQKKSFKNASSIVNLFQVKTIKNFDVYLKYGDSTVHTKTLDDGYFKFCIPLEKEFNFGWMAYEVSIKHENQTIISTGSFIRPHKGNLGIISDIDDTFLVSHTNNFLKKIYILLFKNVNHREVFKDVVPHYQALSSAGRNNKDEQNAFFYISSSEWNLYRFIVKFTKIHQMPRAVILLKDIKTGLADFFMSGRGNHNHKFEKIKHVLEFYPHLKYVLLGDDSQDDPILYEQICKIFPVTVKAVYIRQTSKNKKETTKSILKNLENLEVSVCYFKDSSEAIAHSKSIGLVL; encoded by the coding sequence ATGAAACCTATTTTACAATTATATCGCGGTTATGCCAACGAACAAGAATTAATTGTAATGGGGCATGTATTTAAAACGGGATATGAATACGATTTTCAAAAAAAAAGTTTTAAAAATGCCTCTTCTATAGTAAATCTATTTCAGGTCAAAACGATTAAAAATTTTGACGTATATCTCAAATATGGAGATTCAACAGTTCACACCAAAACCTTGGATGATGGTTATTTTAAATTTTGCATTCCACTTGAAAAAGAATTTAATTTTGGGTGGATGGCATATGAAGTGAGTATTAAACATGAAAATCAAACTATAATATCAACAGGTAGTTTTATTAGACCTCACAAAGGAAATCTTGGAATTATATCAGATATTGATGACACTTTTTTAGTCTCACACACAAATAATTTCTTAAAAAAAATATACATTTTATTATTTAAAAATGTTAACCATCGTGAAGTCTTTAAAGATGTTGTTCCTCATTATCAAGCTTTGAGTTCAGCAGGAAGAAACAATAAAGACGAACAAAATGCTTTTTTTTACATTTCGAGCAGTGAATGGAATTTATATCGTTTTATTGTAAAGTTTACAAAGATCCATCAAATGCCTAGAGCAGTAATTTTATTGAAAGATATAAAAACAGGCCTGGCTGATTTTTTTATGAGCGGAAGAGGAAATCATAATCACAAATTCGAAAAAATAAAACATGTTTTAGAATTTTACCCTCACTTGAAATATGTGTTATTAGGTGATGACTCGCAAGATGACCCAATTTTATATGAACAAATTTGTAAAATATTCCCTGTTACTGTAAAAGCTGTTTACATCAGACAAACAAGTAAAAACAAAAAAGAAACCACAAAATCAATTCTAAAAAACTTAGAAAATCTTGAGGTTTCAGTTTGTTATTTTAAAGATAGTAGCGAAGCTATTGCTCACTCTAAATCAATTGGACTAGTTTTATAA
- a CDS encoding ABC-F family ATP-binding cassette domain-containing protein produces the protein MLNIHNLSVSFGGSYLFEEVTFRLGAGDRVGLVGKNGAGKSTMLKMLARDFAPDSGVISQEKDIRMGFLRQDIDFERGRTVLEEAYEAFVEIKIVEKKLEEINHLLVTRTDYESEEYGQIIEDLSDYTHRFDLLGGYNYVGDTEKILLGLGFKRDVFNNQTETFSGGWRMRIELAKLLLQNNDVLLLDEPTNHLDIESIIWLESFLRNYPGVVVIVSHDKMFLDNVTNRTIEISLGKAYDFNKPYSQYLELRHEIREKQLATQKNQAKKIEETEKLIEKFRAKASKASMAQSLIKKLDKVERIEVDEDDNSVMNISFPVSKEPGKVVVEVENVTKAYGDNVIIKEIDLLVERGSKIAFVGQNGQGKSTFIKAIVNEFEYDGTIKLGHNVQLGYFAQNQAEYLDGEITLLQTMEDAAMDTNRMKVRDMLGSFLFRGDDVEKKVKVLSGGERNRLALCKLLLQPINVLLMDEPTNHLDIKSKNVLKAALQKFGGTLLLVSHDRDFLQGMSNIVYEFKDQKIKQYLGDINYFLEQRNLENMREVEKKDILKATIGKESNKASYEDQKKGKALQNKLSKVESQIKQLEKDIQHDDKMLTSNYDKHIEDASFFKAYNKKKADLDQLLLDWEIVQEEIEKAAL, from the coding sequence ATGCTTAATATACACAATTTATCGGTTTCGTTTGGTGGTTCTTATTTGTTTGAGGAAGTTACTTTTCGTTTAGGAGCCGGAGACCGGGTTGGTCTTGTTGGAAAGAATGGTGCTGGGAAATCAACTATGCTCAAAATGCTGGCAAGAGACTTTGCACCTGATTCTGGAGTTATTTCTCAAGAGAAAGATATTCGAATGGGATTCTTACGTCAGGATATTGATTTTGAACGTGGTCGTACTGTTTTGGAAGAAGCATATGAAGCGTTTGTTGAAATAAAGATTGTAGAGAAGAAATTAGAAGAGATAAATCATCTATTAGTTACTCGTACCGATTATGAAAGTGAAGAGTACGGTCAAATTATTGAGGATTTGTCTGATTATACACATCGTTTTGATTTATTGGGTGGTTATAATTATGTGGGTGATACCGAAAAAATTCTTTTAGGTTTAGGATTTAAAAGAGATGTATTTAATAATCAAACAGAAACTTTTTCTGGAGGTTGGAGAATGCGTATTGAGTTAGCAAAGTTACTTCTGCAAAACAACGATGTGTTGTTACTGGATGAGCCAACGAATCACTTGGATATTGAAAGTATCATTTGGTTAGAAAGTTTCTTGCGTAATTATCCTGGTGTTGTGGTTATTGTTTCGCACGATAAAATGTTTTTGGATAATGTTACCAATAGAACTATCGAAATTTCATTAGGGAAAGCATACGATTTTAATAAACCGTATTCACAATATTTGGAATTACGCCATGAAATTCGTGAAAAACAATTGGCAACTCAAAAAAATCAAGCCAAGAAAATTGAAGAAACTGAAAAGTTAATAGAGAAATTTAGAGCCAAAGCTTCTAAAGCTTCGATGGCACAATCTTTAATTAAGAAACTAGATAAAGTTGAACGAATTGAAGTAGATGAAGATGATAATTCAGTGATGAATATTTCTTTTCCTGTTTCGAAAGAACCTGGAAAAGTAGTTGTTGAAGTCGAAAATGTGACTAAAGCTTATGGTGATAATGTTATTATAAAAGAAATTGATTTATTAGTTGAAAGAGGAAGTAAAATTGCTTTTGTCGGACAAAATGGACAAGGAAAATCTACTTTTATTAAAGCTATTGTTAATGAGTTTGAATATGACGGAACCATTAAATTAGGACATAATGTACAATTAGGATATTTTGCACAAAATCAAGCAGAATATCTTGATGGTGAGATTACTTTATTGCAAACTATGGAAGATGCTGCAATGGATACGAATCGTATGAAAGTGCGTGATATGCTAGGTTCTTTTTTGTTTCGAGGTGATGATGTTGAAAAGAAGGTTAAAGTACTTTCTGGAGGCGAAAGAAACCGTTTGGCATTATGTAAATTGTTATTACAGCCTATTAATGTATTGTTGATGGATGAGCCTACGAATCACTTGGATATTAAATCTAAAAATGTTTTGAAAGCAGCTTTACAGAAGTTCGGAGGAACTTTGCTATTGGTTTCTCATGATAGAGATTTCTTGCAAGGAATGTCTAATATCGTTTACGAATTCAAAGACCAAAAAATCAAGCAATATTTAGGAGATATTAATTATTTCTTGGAGCAACGCAATTTGGAAAATATGCGTGAAGTTGAGAAAAAAGATATTTTGAAAGCTACTATTGGAAAAGAAAGTAATAAAGCTTCCTATGAAGACCAGAAAAAAGGGAAAGCATTACAAAATAAATTGAGCAAAGTGGAAAGTCAAATCAAACAATTGGAAAAAGACATTCAGCACGATGATAAAATGTTGACTTCCAATTATGATAAACACATAGAAGATGCCTCTTTTTTTAAAGCCTATAACAAGAAAAAAGCAGATTTAGATCAATTACTTTTAGATTGGGAAATTGTCCAAGAAGAGATTGAGAAGGCAGCTTTATAA
- a CDS encoding DUF983 domain-containing protein has product MLKKGSKLYSILTGTCPKCMNESMYVDKNLLHIGSILKMHEKCSHCGLKYQIEPSFFYGAMYVSYGLNVAVGIGTFIITYLLFGADIQTSFISIIISLILLFPIVLRWSRNIYINMFVSYDPNTKDN; this is encoded by the coding sequence ATGTTAAAAAAAGGATCCAAATTATATAGCATTTTAACAGGAACTTGCCCAAAATGCATGAATGAGAGCATGTATGTAGATAAAAACCTATTACATATTGGGTCAATTCTCAAAATGCATGAAAAATGCAGTCATTGCGGGCTTAAATATCAAATAGAACCTTCTTTCTTTTATGGTGCAATGTATGTTAGTTATGGATTGAATGTTGCTGTAGGCATTGGTACATTTATTATAACTTATCTACTTTTTGGAGCAGACATCCAAACTTCATTTATATCGATTATTATTTCTTTAATTCTGCTTTTTCCAATTGTTTTAAGGTGGTCAAGAAACATTTATATTAATATGTTTGTTTCGTACGACCCAAACACAAAAGACAATTAA
- a CDS encoding FAD-binding oxidoreductase has product MIDYIIVGSGLAGISFSEVALLHGKSIIVFNNDSQNSSKIAGGLYNPVILKRFSEVWQAQEQLELMTDFYSNLRNRIEDKFDFKIPILRKFFSIEEQNNWFAASDKKALAPFLSTSLCFKKYEGIDSPFDYGEVLQTGYVDTALLLSKYQDYLSTLNLLRLETFDYDALTFKEESISYKDIEAKHIVFAEGFGLHANPFFNELPLDGTKGELFIIKAPELKLDVIVNTSVFILPLGNGLFKVGATYNWKDKTDLPTEEGKKELIDRICEIISCEFDIVEHYAGVRPTVRDRRPLVGTHENYKNAHVLNGLGTRGVMLGPAMAKALFDNIENDILLDKEIDIKRFTNKRKK; this is encoded by the coding sequence ATGATTGATTATATAATTGTTGGTTCTGGTTTAGCAGGAATTTCATTCTCTGAAGTAGCTTTATTGCATGGAAAAAGTATAATTGTTTTTAATAATGATTCTCAAAATTCATCGAAAATAGCTGGAGGTTTGTATAATCCTGTTATTTTAAAGCGTTTTAGCGAAGTATGGCAAGCCCAAGAGCAATTAGAATTAATGACTGATTTTTATTCTAATTTGAGAAATAGAATAGAGGATAAGTTTGATTTTAAAATCCCTATCCTTAGAAAATTTTTCTCAATTGAAGAACAAAATAATTGGTTTGCTGCTTCTGATAAAAAAGCTTTAGCACCCTTTCTATCAACTTCTTTATGTTTTAAAAAATATGAAGGTATAGATTCCCCTTTTGATTATGGTGAAGTATTACAAACAGGATATGTTGATACAGCTTTGTTACTATCTAAGTATCAAGATTATCTTTCTACTTTAAATCTTTTAAGATTGGAGACTTTTGATTATGATGCCTTAACTTTTAAGGAAGAGAGCATATCATATAAAGATATTGAAGCTAAGCATATTGTTTTTGCAGAAGGTTTTGGACTCCATGCTAATCCTTTTTTCAATGAACTTCCTCTAGATGGGACGAAAGGAGAGTTGTTCATTATTAAGGCTCCAGAATTGAAGTTAGATGTTATAGTGAATACTAGTGTTTTTATTTTACCATTAGGAAATGGATTATTCAAAGTGGGAGCAACCTATAATTGGAAAGACAAAACTGATTTACCTACAGAGGAAGGAAAAAAGGAATTAATAGATAGAATCTGTGAGATAATTTCTTGTGAGTTTGACATAGTAGAACATTATGCTGGAGTTCGTCCAACTGTTAGGGATAGAAGGCCATTAGTGGGAACGCATGAAAATTATAAAAATGCTCATGTGCTAAATGGTTTGGGGACTCGTGGAGTTATGCTTGGTCCCGCAATGGCTAAAGCACTATTTGATAATATTGAAAACGATATTTTGCTTGATAAGGAAATCGATATTAAAAGATTTACTAATAAACGAAAGAAGTAA
- the gldN gene encoding gliding motility protein GldN — protein MKTKNLVVVIALVAGSFSSFAQSNLLNAKTPEQIGVKTKSQVSLDNDKPLAYGYVDDRDILMGKTTWEIVDLSERFNFPLYFPIDSTNIGKDRRSLFDVLIKGIKTNKITEVYADDYFNTKKTFKDMSSSFTYIDTTNAGREEVNANRDLYYPKQSVTYQKVKGKRVKVVGPPGPGKVLDPQFIDKRELTAQDITGYKLKGYWYFDKRQSELKYRLLGICPIAPEAREVGSENPDYIDLFWIFYPSIRDYLHQYLAFNEKNSAMPISFDRILDSRQFGGVIYKEENVYGDRLITEYVNENALNQLIESDRIKDKIRDFEHDMWNY, from the coding sequence ATGAAGACTAAAAATTTAGTAGTAGTTATTGCATTAGTTGCAGGGAGTTTTTCTTCATTTGCACAGTCTAATTTGCTGAATGCTAAAACACCTGAGCAAATTGGTGTAAAAACTAAATCTCAAGTATCTCTTGATAATGATAAGCCTTTAGCTTATGGTTATGTGGATGACAGAGATATATTAATGGGAAAAACTACTTGGGAAATAGTAGATTTGAGTGAAAGATTTAATTTTCCACTTTATTTTCCAATAGATTCTACTAATATTGGAAAAGACAGAAGATCTTTATTTGATGTTTTGATTAAAGGTATCAAAACTAATAAAATAACTGAAGTGTACGCTGATGATTATTTTAATACTAAAAAGACATTCAAAGACATGAGTAGTTCTTTTACTTATATAGATACCACAAATGCTGGTAGAGAAGAAGTAAATGCGAACAGAGATTTGTATTATCCAAAACAATCTGTAACTTATCAAAAAGTAAAAGGTAAAAGAGTTAAAGTGGTTGGGCCTCCAGGTCCTGGTAAAGTTTTAGATCCTCAATTTATTGATAAAAGAGAACTTACTGCACAAGATATTACTGGATACAAATTGAAAGGATATTGGTATTTTGATAAGCGTCAAAGTGAATTAAAATATCGTTTATTAGGGATATGCCCAATTGCTCCAGAAGCTAGAGAAGTTGGAAGTGAAAACCCTGATTACATTGATTTATTCTGGATTTTTTATCCATCAATTCGTGATTACCTGCATCAGTATTTAGCATTTAATGAAAAAAATTCAGCAATGCCAATTTCTTTTGATAGAATTTTAGATTCACGTCAATTTGGTGGTGTAATCTACAAAGAAGAAAATGTTTATGGTGACCGTTTAATAACTGAATATGTAAATGAAAATGCACTAAACCAGTTAATAGAATCGGATAGAATTAAAGATAAAATTCGTGATTTTGAACACGATATGTGGAATTACTAA
- the gldM gene encoding gliding motility protein GldM yields MAGGKLTPRQKMINLMYLVFIAMLALNMSKEVLSAFGLINERFETANGLALTSNEAILADLDLKAQDKPEQYKVPNEIGKKVASATTTFYKYVGSLKADLTKDVKREENGKLPYESMDNSSKLDESWFSGDGLSAKGKEVAAAVDTYKAAIKSALGTDPKFNDILKEFNTKFNTGDIKDKEGVTKNNLDYNFKHFPLIASVAKLTAIQNDVNTIENQILGTLTGSTAVAAASMKNYTAIVIPEKSAFFAGEAVKGKIVLGRFDKSTVPTKVVVNGGNLNLATALHDGQVDFSFGAGNVGEHDINGNFTFMEDGKPVAIPIVGNYVVVPKPNSATISADKMNVVYRGVINPMTISFAGVSDDKVSASAAGLSRAGKAGSYNMNPGQGSEVVINVTGTLPDGSKVSDKKSFRIKGIPAPVGAIGGEMGIVKGAKSRLEVSQVSAKLPDFDFNVNLNVVGFTLKVAGQAAVIVSGDRVNAQCKTALARATRGDQVTISDIKTKLVGSDIMLSRTAPVIYEIQ; encoded by the coding sequence ATGGCAGGAGGAAAATTAACCCCTAGACAGAAGATGATTAACCTTATGTATTTGGTTTTCATCGCGATGTTAGCATTAAATATGTCCAAAGAAGTTTTATCTGCTTTTGGATTAATAAACGAAAGATTTGAAACTGCAAATGGATTGGCATTAACTTCAAATGAAGCTATTTTAGCTGATTTAGATCTTAAAGCTCAAGATAAACCAGAGCAATATAAAGTTCCTAATGAAATTGGAAAAAAAGTAGCAAGTGCTACAACTACTTTTTATAAATATGTTGGATCTCTTAAAGCAGATTTAACTAAAGATGTAAAGAGAGAAGAAAATGGAAAATTACCATATGAAAGTATGGATAACTCATCAAAGTTGGATGAATCTTGGTTTAGCGGTGATGGTTTATCAGCAAAAGGTAAAGAAGTAGCTGCTGCTGTTGATACTTATAAGGCAGCTATTAAATCTGCTTTGGGAACTGATCCAAAATTTAATGACATATTGAAAGAATTTAATACTAAATTCAATACAGGTGATATTAAAGATAAAGAAGGTGTAACTAAAAATAATTTAGATTATAATTTTAAGCATTTTCCATTAATTGCTTCAGTGGCAAAATTAACAGCAATTCAAAATGATGTTAATACTATTGAAAATCAAATTTTGGGAACATTAACTGGATCTACAGCGGTTGCTGCTGCATCTATGAAAAACTATACTGCTATTGTTATTCCTGAAAAATCAGCTTTCTTTGCTGGTGAAGCTGTAAAAGGTAAAATCGTTTTAGGACGTTTTGATAAATCTACAGTTCCAACTAAAGTTGTTGTAAATGGTGGGAATTTAAATTTAGCTACAGCTTTACATGATGGTCAAGTTGATTTTAGTTTCGGTGCTGGAAATGTTGGTGAACACGATATCAACGGAAACTTTACTTTTATGGAAGATGGTAAACCAGTTGCGATTCCTATTGTAGGAAACTATGTGGTTGTTCCAAAACCAAATTCAGCTACTATTTCCGCAGATAAAATGAATGTAGTTTATAGAGGTGTTATTAACCCGATGACTATTTCATTTGCAGGTGTTTCTGATGATAAAGTTAGTGCTTCTGCTGCAGGTTTGAGTCGTGCTGGAAAAGCAGGTTCTTATAACATGAACCCAGGTCAAGGATCTGAAGTAGTTATTAATGTAACAGGAACTTTACCTGATGGATCAAAAGTATCTGATAAAAAATCTTTCAGAATTAAAGGTATTCCTGCTCCAGTTGGTGCAATTGGTGGTGAAATGGGAATTGTTAAAGGAGCTAAGTCTCGTTTAGAAGTATCTCAAGTTTCTGCTAAATTACCAGATTTTGACTTTAATGTTAATTTAAATGTTGTTGGATTTACTTTAAAAGTTGCTGGTCAGGCTGCTGTAATTGTTTCTGGAGATAGAGTTAATGCACAATGTAAAACTGCATTAGCAAGAGCAACAAGAGGTGATCAAGTTACGATTTCTGATATAAAAACTAAATTAGTTGGTTCTGATATTATGCTTTCAAGAACGGCACCAGTAATTTACGAAATACAATAA
- the gldL gene encoding gliding motility protein GldL, which translates to MAILSKKAMNFTYGMGAAVVIIGALFKIQHYPGASALLIIGLCTEAFIFALSAFEPVDHELDWSLVYPELAPGAEKSEKKAVVKDEADGMLSSKLDALLKEAKIDGELMNSLGSSIRNFESASRNISPTVDSIAATKKYSEELSMAAAQMESLNSLYKVQLESASRNAEANKEIAENASKLKEQMQSMTANIASLNNVYGGMLSAMSNKG; encoded by the coding sequence ATGGCTATATTGAGCAAAAAAGCAATGAATTTTACCTATGGTATGGGAGCAGCAGTAGTAATTATTGGAGCACTTTTTAAAATACAACATTATCCTGGAGCAAGTGCGTTATTAATAATTGGTCTTTGTACTGAAGCTTTCATTTTTGCTCTTTCTGCGTTTGAACCTGTTGATCATGAATTGGATTGGTCTTTAGTGTATCCTGAATTAGCACCAGGTGCTGAAAAATCTGAGAAAAAAGCTGTTGTAAAAGATGAGGCTGATGGAATGTTGTCTTCAAAATTAGATGCTTTATTGAAAGAAGCGAAAATTGATGGAGAATTAATGAATAGTCTTGGAAGTAGTATTCGTAATTTTGAATCAGCATCTAGAAATATTTCACCTACAGTTGATTCAATTGCTGCTACAAAAAAATACAGTGAAGAATTGTCTATGGCTGCGGCTCAAATGGAATCTTTAAATAGTTTATATAAAGTACAATTAGAAAGTGCTTCAAGAAATGCTGAAGCAAATAAAGAAATAGCTGAAAACGCAAGCAAATTAAAAGAGCAAATGCAATCAATGACTGCAAATATTGCTTCTTTAAATAATGTTTATGGTGGAATGCTTTCTGCAATGAGTAATAAAGGATAA